A stretch of Candidatus Angelobacter sp. DNA encodes these proteins:
- a CDS encoding efflux RND transporter periplasmic adaptor subunit — translation MLTVTPERVQRTTELPGRINSVRDAQVRARATGILLKRLFEEGSNVKEGQVLFRIDPAPLEASLNSAKASLARAQAMLNESKANVGRYKELVPINAISKQVYDQAVATFGQNEAEVLAAKAAVQTAELNLGYTQVTAPISGRIGKALVTEGALVSATEATQLAVIRQLDPVYFDFTQSSTEVLRLKRALENGTLESAAPGEARVTLILEDGTVYRHAGKLLFSDISVDPTTGMITLRADFPNPENLLMPGMFARAQIVEGVKANALTVPQRTITRGPTGAATVLVVNVENKVEVRTLETDGEVGNKVVVTRGLKAGERIVVEGSQKAPPGSLVKPVPFNPPAETGAQQSLK, via the coding sequence GTGTTAACGGTGACGCCAGAGCGCGTCCAGCGCACGACCGAGTTGCCGGGGCGAATCAATTCCGTGCGCGACGCCCAGGTGCGCGCGCGGGCGACAGGAATTCTGCTGAAGCGATTGTTCGAGGAAGGATCGAACGTCAAGGAGGGCCAGGTCTTGTTTCGGATCGATCCAGCGCCTTTGGAAGCCAGCCTGAACAGCGCGAAGGCGTCGTTGGCGAGAGCGCAAGCCATGTTGAATGAATCCAAGGCAAACGTCGGACGTTACAAGGAACTGGTCCCGATCAATGCGATCAGCAAGCAGGTTTACGATCAGGCGGTCGCGACCTTCGGCCAGAATGAAGCGGAAGTGCTCGCAGCCAAAGCCGCCGTACAGACCGCGGAATTGAATCTCGGATACACGCAGGTCACGGCGCCGATATCCGGCCGGATCGGCAAGGCATTGGTGACTGAAGGGGCATTGGTGAGCGCCACGGAAGCAACGCAACTGGCGGTGATTCGCCAGCTCGATCCGGTTTATTTCGATTTCACGCAGTCGAGCACGGAAGTGCTGCGGCTGAAGCGCGCGCTCGAAAACGGCACGCTTGAAAGCGCCGCTCCCGGCGAGGCGCGCGTGACGTTGATTCTCGAGGACGGCACGGTTTATCGGCACGCCGGCAAGTTATTGTTCTCGGACATCTCGGTCGATCCAACGACGGGCATGATTACCCTGCGGGCGGATTTTCCCAACCCGGAAAACCTGTTGATGCCCGGAATGTTTGCGCGCGCGCAAATCGTCGAGGGCGTCAAGGCCAACGCGCTGACCGTTCCGCAACGAACCATCACGCGCGGGCCAACCGGCGCTGCGACCGTGCTCGTGGTCAATGTCGAAAACAAAGTTGAGGTGCGAACCCTGGAAACGGACGGCGAGGTGGGAAACAAGGTCGTCGTAACGCGCGGCCTTAAGGCCGGTGAACGAATCGTGGTCGAAGGCTCGCAAAAGGCGCCGCCCGGTTCACTCGTGAAACCGGTGCCCTTCAATCCGCCGGCCGAAACCGGCGCGCAGCAGAGTTTGAAGTAA
- a CDS encoding TetR family transcriptional regulator, with protein sequence MKESRNTRSRILDVAEELFGERGLDRVSIRDITDKANVNLAAINYHFGSKEDLIAAVFERRVVPVNEARLAALDAAENATGRKTRMLEAVLGAFIRPAVQCSLDATKEGAAFSKLFGRCLAEPSPEVEALLKRQFEPLAERMHAALKRALPHLSRSDIFWRMKFTYGALHHWLLTKDKFRPDWVKDVSLEAQTRKLISFAAAGFRAA encoded by the coding sequence ATGAAAGAATCGAGAAATACCAGATCACGCATCCTGGATGTGGCGGAGGAGCTGTTCGGCGAGCGGGGACTTGACCGGGTTTCCATCCGTGACATCACCGACAAGGCGAATGTCAATCTCGCTGCTATCAACTATCATTTCGGGAGCAAGGAAGACTTGATCGCCGCCGTTTTCGAGCGGCGCGTCGTCCCGGTCAATGAAGCGCGGCTCGCGGCGCTGGACGCGGCGGAGAATGCGACCGGCAGGAAAACTCGAATGCTGGAAGCCGTCCTCGGGGCGTTCATTCGGCCGGCGGTCCAGTGTTCCCTCGATGCGACCAAAGAAGGAGCGGCCTTTTCAAAACTGTTTGGTCGCTGCCTGGCTGAACCGAGTCCCGAAGTTGAAGCGCTTTTGAAGAGGCAATTTGAACCGCTGGCGGAGCGGATGCATGCCGCCCTCAAACGCGCGCTGCCGCACCTGTCGCGCTCGGACATTTTCTGGCGCATGAAATTCACCTATGGCGCGCTCCATCACTGGCTGCTGACGAAGGACAAGTTTCGTCCGGACTGGGTAAAGGATGTCAGTCTCGAAGCTCAAACACGAAAGCTCATTTCATTTGCGGCCGCGGGATTCCGAGCCGCCTGA
- a CDS encoding NAD(P)-dependent oxidoreductase: protein MNNNHTVLVVGSAGRIGRAVVAELQRRKMPVRGFDIVRTPGVGDCVVGDITIAEDLKRASYGAGTLIHLAATPDDDDFLSKLLPNNIVGVYHVMEAARLAGVRRLILASSGQVNWWQRTEGSLPVRVEDPPSPRYWYAATKMFLEAIGRGYAETHGMSVIAVRLGWCPRTPEQVREIAASAWAQDVYLSPGDAGRFFACAVEAKTDVRFAIVYASSRPVLRVHFDLEPARKLVGFVPQETWPQGTEIVGGDRL, encoded by the coding sequence GTGAACAACAACCACACTGTCCTTGTCGTTGGCTCGGCGGGCCGCATTGGCCGGGCCGTCGTCGCCGAATTGCAGCGGCGGAAAATGCCCGTCAGGGGGTTCGACATCGTCAGGACGCCGGGCGTGGGTGATTGCGTTGTCGGTGACATCACAATAGCGGAGGATTTGAAGCGCGCGTCGTACGGGGCCGGAACTTTGATTCATCTGGCGGCCACACCAGACGACGACGATTTCCTGTCGAAACTTTTGCCGAACAATATTGTTGGCGTGTATCACGTGATGGAAGCGGCCCGCCTGGCGGGCGTGCGCCGGCTCATCCTGGCCAGCAGCGGACAGGTGAACTGGTGGCAGCGGACGGAGGGAAGCTTGCCCGTCCGCGTGGAAGATCCACCCAGTCCACGTTACTGGTATGCCGCCACCAAGATGTTTCTGGAAGCCATTGGACGCGGCTACGCCGAAACACACGGCATGAGCGTCATCGCTGTCCGGCTCGGCTGGTGTCCTCGCACTCCGGAACAGGTGCGGGAAATCGCCGCCAGCGCATGGGCGCAGGACGTCTATCTGAGTCCCGGGGATGCCGGACGCTTTTTCGCCTGCGCAGTCGAAGCGAAGACGGACGTTCGATTCGCGATTGTTTACGCTTCCAGCAGGCCCGTCCTTCGCGTCCATTTTGATCTGGAGCCAGCGAGAAAGCTGGTCGGATTCGTTCCGCAGGAAACCTGGCCGCAAGGGACGGAGATCGTGGGAGGAGATCGCCTGTAA
- a CDS encoding ABC transporter ATP-binding protein: MSIELKNVSKRFGNVVAVNTVSFSVREGELMALLGPSGGGKTTVLRMIAGLEMPTEGDIHVRGQRVNDLSVQQRNIGFVFQNYALFKNMNVFKNIAFGLKIKKWKRADIKTRVRELLELFGLEELERRYPHQLSGGQRQRVAIARALAPKPGVLLLDEPFGAVDAKIRQELREWLVTLHHELNVTTLFVTHDQEEAMEVSNRIVIFSRGNLEQIGTPREVYEQPANEFVARFIGVMNVLELDVYNGVASLNELEFPSHGLPDGQRLRIGFRPYAVQISSDLKAFRYQAVLRHTYFLGIMLRVELELPSGLIVRARMTKEEYAFQGLDDGKEVSFQIRQYRVLAREGEKLAPEVAVTHDAPVALGEGI; this comes from the coding sequence ATGAGCATCGAACTGAAGAACGTCAGCAAGCGATTCGGCAACGTGGTTGCCGTCAACACGGTCAGTTTTTCCGTCAGGGAAGGCGAACTGATGGCGCTGCTCGGCCCCAGCGGCGGTGGCAAGACAACAGTGCTCCGCATGATCGCCGGACTGGAAATGCCGACCGAGGGCGACATCCATGTTCGCGGCCAGCGCGTCAACGATCTCTCCGTCCAACAACGCAACATTGGCTTCGTCTTCCAGAATTACGCGCTGTTCAAGAACATGAATGTGTTCAAGAACATCGCCTTCGGCCTCAAGATCAAAAAATGGAAACGGGCGGACATCAAGACGCGCGTCCGCGAGTTGCTGGAGTTGTTCGGCCTTGAAGAACTGGAACGGCGTTATCCGCACCAGCTTTCCGGGGGTCAGCGTCAACGCGTTGCCATCGCCCGGGCGCTTGCGCCAAAGCCCGGGGTGCTCCTGCTCGACGAGCCGTTCGGGGCGGTGGATGCGAAAATCCGGCAGGAGCTCCGCGAATGGCTCGTCACACTTCACCACGAGTTGAATGTCACCACGCTCTTCGTGACTCACGATCAAGAAGAGGCGATGGAGGTGTCCAACCGTATCGTGATCTTTTCTCGCGGCAACCTCGAACAGATCGGCACGCCGCGCGAAGTTTACGAGCAGCCGGCTAATGAGTTCGTGGCCCGTTTCATCGGCGTCATGAACGTGCTGGAGCTGGATGTGTACAACGGCGTCGCGTCCTTGAATGAACTTGAATTCCCATCCCACGGCCTGCCCGACGGTCAGCGGTTGCGCATCGGCTTCCGCCCCTACGCCGTGCAAATTTCCTCCGACCTCAAAGCCTTTCGGTATCAAGCCGTGCTCCGACACACGTACTTTCTTGGCATCATGCTTCGCGTTGAACTGGAGCTGCCGAGCGGACTCATCGTCCGCGCCCGCATGACCAAGGAGGAATACGCATTTCAGGGACTCGACGACGGCAAGGAAGTATCTTTTCAAATCCGACAATACCGCGTGCTCGCGCGCGAAGGGGAAAAACTGGCTCCTGAAGTCGCCGTGACGCACGACGCGCCAGTGGCGCTCGGGGAGGGAATCTAA
- the cysW gene encoding sulfate ABC transporter permease subunit CysW, which yields MSGPPSTDTELIRRRAGRSQSQRGTEEPPFVKWALITIALVFSLVFLLLPLINVFAQAFAKGLQTYWTSLSEPDSWAAIRLTLVVAAVAVPLNVFFGVAAAWAIAKFDFRGKSLLTTLIDLPFSVSPVVAGLMFVLLFGLQGYFGKWLDSHDIKIIFAVPGIVLATVFVTFPFVARELIPVMQAAGAEQEQAALTLGASGWQTFWHVTLPSVKWGLIYGIILCNARAMGEFGAVSVVSGHITGLTDTMPLRVEKLYNEYQGAAAFAVASLLALLALLTLGIKTFLEWRTRREYELAQRSGEHRPSS from the coding sequence ATGTCCGGCCCGCCCTCCACCGACACTGAACTCATCCGGCGCCGCGCCGGCCGCAGCCAGTCACAACGCGGCACCGAGGAACCACCCTTCGTCAAGTGGGCACTGATCACGATTGCACTTGTCTTTTCGCTTGTGTTTTTGCTGCTGCCGCTGATCAACGTGTTTGCGCAGGCTTTCGCCAAGGGCCTGCAAACCTACTGGACCTCCCTCTCAGAGCCCGATTCGTGGGCCGCGATTCGACTGACGCTCGTCGTCGCAGCCGTCGCGGTCCCGCTGAACGTGTTTTTTGGCGTGGCCGCGGCGTGGGCGATCGCCAAGTTTGATTTTCGCGGAAAGTCCCTTCTCACCACGCTGATTGACCTGCCGTTTTCCGTGTCACCGGTCGTCGCCGGATTGATGTTCGTTTTGCTGTTTGGGCTGCAAGGCTACTTCGGTAAATGGCTCGACTCGCACGACATCAAAATCATCTTCGCCGTGCCCGGGATCGTGCTTGCGACGGTGTTCGTCACGTTCCCGTTCGTGGCGCGTGAATTGATCCCGGTCATGCAGGCGGCGGGAGCAGAACAGGAACAGGCGGCCTTGACCCTCGGCGCCAGCGGCTGGCAAACCTTCTGGCATGTGACGCTGCCCTCGGTGAAGTGGGGGCTGATTTACGGCATCATCCTTTGTAACGCTCGAGCCATGGGTGAATTCGGCGCGGTCTCGGTCGTGTCCGGCCACATTACGGGTTTAACCGACACGATGCCCTTGCGCGTCGAAAAACTTTACAACGAATACCAGGGCGCGGCAGCCTTCGCTGTGGCGAGCCTGCTGGCGCTGCTTGCCCTGCTGACGCTGGGGATCAAGACGTTCCTGGAATGGCGGACCCGGCGCGAATACGAACTGGCCCAGCGCTCCGGCGAACATCGACCTTCAAGCTGA
- the cysT gene encoding sulfate ABC transporter permease subunit CysT, with protein sequence MVKQKFNALPGFSLTMGFTLFYLSAIILIPIAGLFLKALEISPTDFWRLATTDRALATYKLTFGASLAAALANAFFGTVLAWVLVRYDFPGKRFIDALVDFPFALPTAVAGLTLASLFASDGWLGRWLVPLGINGAFTALGVIIALTFVGMPFAVRTLQPVLENLEREVEEAAATLGAGRLRTFYSIIAPTLLPTIITGFALAFARAVGEYGSIVFISGNLPFRTEIAPYLIVMRLEEYDYAGAVALAVVLMAISFAMLYVINWLENWASRYEN encoded by the coding sequence ATGGTAAAGCAAAAATTCAACGCGCTGCCGGGATTCAGCCTGACGATGGGTTTCACTCTGTTTTATTTGAGCGCGATAATTCTCATACCCATCGCAGGCCTGTTCTTGAAAGCGTTGGAGATTTCGCCGACCGACTTTTGGCGCCTGGCCACCACCGACCGCGCGCTGGCGACATACAAGCTGACTTTTGGCGCTTCGCTGGCTGCGGCACTCGCCAATGCCTTTTTCGGGACCGTCCTTGCCTGGGTGCTGGTCCGTTACGATTTTCCCGGTAAGCGCTTCATCGATGCACTCGTCGATTTTCCGTTCGCTCTGCCGACGGCCGTCGCAGGGCTGACCCTTGCCAGTCTTTTCGCCAGCGACGGTTGGCTCGGGCGGTGGCTCGTGCCGCTTGGTATCAACGGCGCGTTCACCGCGCTGGGGGTCATCATCGCCCTGACGTTCGTCGGAATGCCTTTCGCGGTCCGCACCTTGCAGCCTGTGCTCGAAAACCTCGAACGCGAAGTTGAAGAAGCTGCCGCCACTCTCGGTGCCGGACGTCTCCGTACTTTTTACAGCATCATCGCACCAACGCTGCTCCCCACGATCATCACGGGCTTCGCCCTGGCCTTCGCACGGGCTGTCGGCGAATACGGGTCGATCGTGTTCATCTCCGGCAACCTGCCGTTCAGGACTGAAATCGCGCCGTATCTGATCGTCATGCGTCTGGAGGAATACGATTACGCCGGAGCCGTGGCTCTCGCCGTTGTGTTAATGGCGATTTCTTTCGCGATGCTCTACGTCATCAACTGGCTCGAAAACTGGGCGAGCCGCTACGAGAACTGA
- a CDS encoding sulfate ABC transporter substrate-binding protein, with protein sequence MTKRNPIKLFTAFGAVLALCLNCSFAREIKLLNVSYDPTRELYQDFNTAFSKYWKDKTGDSVIIQQSHGGSGKQARSVIDGLQADVVTLALAYDIDAIAEKAKLLPTDWQKLLPDNSSPYTSTIVFLVRKGNPKGIRDWEDLVKPGVTVVPANPKTSGGARWTYLAAYGQALKKNNGDDTKAADYITRFYKNAPVLDSGARGATTTFVQRGIGDVLVGWENEAFLAIKEFGADKFEIIVPPISIVAEPPVAVVDKVARKHGTSDVAKAYLEYLYSDEGQNIAGRHFYRPRIQRVASKYANVFREVKLFTVDEVFGGWQQAQKTHFNNGGVFDRIFKR encoded by the coding sequence ATGACAAAAAGGAATCCCATCAAATTGTTCACCGCCTTCGGCGCCGTGTTGGCGCTTTGCTTGAACTGCTCCTTCGCCCGGGAGATCAAACTCCTGAATGTTTCCTACGACCCCACGCGCGAACTGTACCAGGATTTCAACACCGCCTTTTCAAAGTACTGGAAGGACAAAACCGGCGACTCTGTCATCATCCAGCAATCGCACGGCGGCTCGGGCAAACAAGCACGGTCGGTCATCGACGGCCTCCAGGCGGATGTCGTCACCCTGGCTCTGGCTTACGACATCGACGCCATCGCCGAAAAGGCGAAGTTGCTGCCGACAGACTGGCAAAAGCTCCTGCCCGACAATAGTTCGCCTTATACGTCCACGATCGTCTTTTTGGTGCGAAAAGGTAACCCCAAGGGCATCAGAGACTGGGAGGATCTCGTCAAACCCGGCGTGACGGTTGTGCCCGCTAATCCGAAGACGTCTGGCGGAGCGCGCTGGACTTATCTCGCCGCCTATGGCCAGGCATTGAAAAAAAACAACGGCGACGACACAAAAGCGGCCGACTACATCACCAGGTTTTACAAAAATGCTCCCGTCCTCGACAGTGGCGCTCGTGGGGCCACAACCACTTTCGTTCAACGGGGGATTGGCGACGTGCTGGTCGGCTGGGAGAACGAGGCGTTTCTCGCGATCAAGGAGTTTGGCGCAGACAAGTTCGAGATCATCGTTCCGCCGATAAGTATCGTGGCTGAACCGCCGGTCGCCGTCGTGGACAAGGTTGCCAGAAAACATGGGACGAGCGACGTCGCGAAAGCCTATTTGGAATACCTCTATTCCGACGAAGGTCAGAATATCGCTGGCCGACACTTTTATCGCCCGCGTATTCAGAGGGTGGCGTCAAAGTACGCAAACGTATTCCGTGAGGTCAAACTGTTCACGGTCGACGAAGTCTTCGGTGGTTGGCAACAGGCGCAAAAAACGCACTTCAATAACGGAGGTGTGTTTGACCGGATTTTCAAGAGGTAA
- a CDS encoding porin, translating to NALNTAPLRTTAWQITASWVLTGEDASFKGVSPARAFDPSIGHWGAIQLVARYAQLNIDPAAFPMFADSTASARSADAWSIGVDWSLNRSVRLMTSFSRTTFSGGGGTGTTAPAIITRQPENVLFTRVQLAF from the coding sequence AATGCATTGAATACGGCGCCTCTCAGAACCACGGCGTGGCAAATCACTGCTTCCTGGGTTCTTACCGGGGAAGATGCCTCCTTCAAAGGGGTGTCTCCCGCTCGCGCGTTTGATCCGTCCATTGGACATTGGGGAGCGATTCAACTGGTTGCCCGCTACGCGCAATTAAATATCGATCCGGCCGCCTTTCCGATGTTCGCTGACTCAACCGCTTCGGCTCGATCGGCGGACGCGTGGTCCATCGGTGTTGACTGGTCGTTAAACAGGAGCGTCCGACTGATGACGAGTTTCTCACGCACCACGTTTTCGGGTGGCGGTGGTACGGGCACTACTGCTCCCGCAATCATCACTCGCCAACCTGAAAATGTTCTATTTACCAGGGTCCAGCTTGCTTTTTAG